The following coding sequences lie in one Apium graveolens cultivar Ventura chromosome 1, ASM990537v1, whole genome shotgun sequence genomic window:
- the LOC141707331 gene encoding pectinesterase-like, giving the protein MVIVSVLISIFLLLPGVFSSSISTTGGINWWCNQTPYPDQCKYHMNRIPKLTSSISRQQFLTEAEETALQQVSSALQFINSLEPKVASNAERSAWSTCLVFYDLTVYRLNKTLDTTIASTPDDIQTWLSAAATNIRTCNDGFIDLNVTNNIYPLVISNNVTQLIDNCLAVNFVITQDKEDIIHEVFSMNISRKDASFLQRADCVVAQDGSGNYRTISEALAASAQRKGLQFVIYVKQGIYNEIVTVTQQNIVLIGDGIDKTIITGNKRVEDGLTLYACASFKVTGDGFKASFITFQNSAGDIGRAVAAASSADRSVFYYCAFEGYQDTLYVTAARQFYKNCQIHGTVDFIFGNAAAVIQDSTIYARKPKPEGGLVVAAQSRVHPHDNTGITIHKCILMRAPELKPFPQYKAFLGRPWKAYARTAYLRSSIDDLVDPAGWMTMGGDPPTIYQTVDYGEFQNYGPGASTKWRVKWSGYHVIRDLKTAAAYDVTNLINGQSWLPATGIPFDADV; this is encoded by the exons ATGGTTATTGTATCAGTGTTAATATCCATATTTTTACTGTTACCTGGTGTATTTTCAAGCTCCATCAGTACTACTGGTGGCATAAATTGGTGGTGCAATCAAACTCCATATCCTGATCAATGCAAATACCACATGAATCGAATTCCGAAACTCACTTCTTCTATTTCCAGACAACAGTTCTTAACAGAAGCTGAAGAAACAGCCTTACAACAGGTCAGTTCTGCACTGCAATTCATCAACTCACTTGAGCCTAAGGTCGCCAGCAATGCCGAGAGATCTGCTTGGTCAACCTGTTTAGTATTTTATGATCTCACAGTTTATAGGCTCAACAAAACTCTTGATACAACCATAGCAAGTACACCTGATGATATCCAAACATGGCTAAGTGCTGCTGCCACAAATATACGTACGTGCAATGACGGATTCATTGATCTAAACGTGACTAATAATATCTACCCTCTTGTAATCTCAAACAATGTGACACAACTGATAGACAACTGTTTGGCTGTCAACTTTGTGATTACGCAAGACAAGGAAGACATCATACATGAAGTGTTTTCTATGAATATTTCAAGAAAAGATGCGAGCTTTTTGCAACGTGCAGATTGTGTGGTGGCTCAAGATGGCTCCGGAAATTATAGAACCATTTCCGAGGCTCTGGCAGCTTCAGCTCAACGAAAAGGCTTGCAATTTGTCATTTATGTGAAACAGGGGATCTATAACGAAATTGTTACTGTTACACAACAAAATATTGTGTTGATTGGGGATGGTATAGACAAGACTATAATTACTGGAAATAAAAGGGTGGAGGATGGTTTGACTCTCTACGCTTGTGCATCTTTCA AGGTCACTGGTGACGGATTCAAGGCATCTTTCATAACCTTTCAGAACTCAGCTGGTGATATAGGCCGGGCCGTAGCAGCGGCATCCTCTGCTGATCGTTCCGTTTTCTATTACTGTGCTTTTGAAGGCTACCAAGACACTCTTTACGTCACTGCCGCCCGCCAATTCTACAAAAATTGCCAAATCCATGGCACCGTTGACTTCATTTTTGGAAACGCTGCTGCGGTCATCCAGGACTCCACAATCTATGCCCGAAAGCCAAAACCCGAAGGTGGCCTCGTAGTCGCTGCCCAAAGCCGAGTACATCCACATGACAACACTGGCATAACAATACACAAATGCATATTGATGAGAGCTCCAGAACTCAAACCCTTTCCACAGTACAAAGCTTTTTTGGGGAGGCCATGGAAGGCCTATGCTCGTACAGCCTATCTGCGGTCTTCAATTGACGATTTAGTGGACCCTGCTGGGTGGATGACAATGGGAGGAGATCCCCCGACTATATATCAAACAGTGGATTACGGGGAGTTTCAAAATTATGGACCTGGTGCATCAACCAAGTGGCGAGTTAAATGGAGTGGTTATCATGTTATACGTGATCTCAAAACAGCTGCAGCTTATGATGTTACCAATCTGATTAACGGTCAATCATGGCTTCCTGCCACCGGAATACCATTTGATGCCGATGTTTGA
- the LOC141707339 gene encoding uncharacterized protein LOC141707339: MVTKEYHYKVEIFTAAIDQQLQELNNRLSEQTTELLILNTSLNFRDDYKCFNIEKICKLSEFFYPGDFLGDEKVHLKCELQHYVLDLLVHPDLKNLSILSDLCHVLVITRKTDMYPLVDRLLRLVLTLAASTVTFERAFSVMKIVKTCLRNRMEDEFLRYYLLLYIEKKIAETISIDDIIDSLYLIKERRAHLK; this comes from the coding sequence ATGGTGACAAAAGAATATCATTATAAAGTAGAAATCTTTACAGCTGCCATAGACCAACAATTGCAGGAGTTAAACAATAGGTTGAGCGAGCAAACAACAGAGCTTCTTATTTTAAATACATCACTAAATTTTAGGGATGATTACAAGTGTTTCAATATAGAGAAAATTTGCAAGCTATCTGAATTTTTTTATCCAGGAGATTTTTTGGGAGATGAAAAAGTCCATTTAAAGTGTGAACTACAACATTATGTCTTAGATTTACTTGTTCATCCAGATTTGAAAAATCTGTCTATTCTTAGTGATTTATGTCATGTATTGGTAATCACGAGAAAAACTGACATGTATCCATTAGTTGATAGACTATTAAGGCTTGTCTTGACTCTTGCTGCATCTACTGTAACATTTGAACGAGCTTTTTCAGTTATGAAAATTGTGAAAACATGCCTTCGAAATCGAATGGAAGATGAGTTTCTCAGATACTATTTGTTACTATATATTGAAAAAAAGATTGCGGAGACCATTTCTATTGACGATATCATTGATTCACTTTATTTAATTAAAGAAAGACGTGCTCATCTCAAATAG